Proteins encoded within one genomic window of Pygocentrus nattereri isolate fPygNat1 chromosome 9, fPygNat1.pri, whole genome shotgun sequence:
- the mipb gene encoding major intrinsic protein of lens fiber b — MMWEFRSMMFWRAVFAEFFGTMFFVFFGMGAALRWTSGPYHVFHTAICFGFAAATLIQSIGHISGGHINPAVTFAYLVGSQLSLFRAVFYICAQCLGAMAGAAALYGVTPNNMRGMLALNTLQPGISLGMATTVEVFLTLQLVVCIFAVTDERRNGRVGSAALSIGFSITMGHLMGMYYTGAGMNPARSFAPAVLMRNFINHWVYWVGPMIGGAMGAILYDFMLFPRIRGLSERLATLKGSRPPEAENQQETRGEPIELKTQAL, encoded by the exons ATGATGTGGGAGTTCCGTTCCATGATGTTCTGGCGAGCGGTGTTCGCCGAGTTTTTTGGCACCATGTTTTTCGTGTTCTTCGGCATGGGTGCTGCGCTGCGTTGGACCTCCGGCCCGTACCATGTGTTCCACACCGCCATCTGTTTCGGCTTCGCTGCCGCCACGCTCATCCAGTCCATTGGCCACATCAGCGGCGGACACATCAACCCTGCTGTCACCTTCGCTTATCTGGTGGGCTCCCAGCTTTCTCTGTTCCGTGCTGTGTTCTACATCTGCGCCCAATGCCTGGGCGCCATGGCAGGTGCTGCCGCTCTCTATGGAGTCACCCCTAACAACATGAGAGGCATGCTGGCTCTGAACACA CTGCAGCCTGGCATCAGCCTGGGCATGGCCACAACAGTGGAGGTGTTCCTAACCCTGCAGCTGGTGGTCTGCATCTTTGCAGTGACCGACGAGAGGAGAAACGGACGTGTAGGCTCAGCTGCTCTCTCCATCGGCTTCTCTATCACTATGGGCCACCTGATgggg ATGTATTACACTGGGGCTGGCATGAATCCTGCTAGGTCCTTTGCCCCTGCTGTTCTCATGAGGAATTTCATCAACCACTGG GTGTACTGGGTGGGGCCCATGATTGGTGGTGCTATGGGAGCTATTCTTTATGATTTTATGCTGTTCCCGCGTATACGGGGGCTTTCCGAGAGGCTAGCTACTCTCAAGGGCAGCCGACCCCCAGAGGCCGAGAACCAGCAGGAGACACGTGGAGAGCCCATTGAGCTCAAGACTCAAGCACTATAA
- the LOC108443123 gene encoding aquaporin-4 isoform X1: MTLREEVRSRQFWRAMLAEILGSLIFISAVLGSSLRGPDDASSGPLYPALAAGMAAVGLGHCFGEISGAQVNPAVTLALLTTRRLDVLRAVVYVFAQCLGATLGAGILYLVLPLKSTAEIYVNKLPMEVNAGQALGIEMLATFQLVFTIFSVEDLRRREGSEPGNLAIGCSVSVGIFTAGRISGGSMNPARSLGPAIVVGYWEHHWVYWIGPVLGAVLAGVSHEFFFAPSASRQKLLACLTCKDIEIMETASVSRSSLSTVTQTAMRAKQTNKLEHN; encoded by the exons GAGGTAAGGAGCCGTCAGTTTTGGCGGGCCATGCTGGCTGAGATATTAGGCTCTTTGATCTTCATATCGGCTGTGTTGGGCTCTTCACTGCGAGGGCCTGATGATGCTTCCTCTGGGCCTCTGTACCCAGCACTGGCTGCAGGCATGGCAGCAGTTGGTCTGGGACACTGCTTTGGAGAAATCAGTGGGGCGCAG GTGAACCCTGCTGTAACTCTTGCTTTGTTGACTACACGAAGACTGGATGTGCTAAGGGCGGTGGTCTATGTCTTTGCCCAGTGCTTAGGGGCCACTCTAGGGGCTGGAATCCTCTACTTGGTCCTACCTTTGAAATCTACAGCAGAGATCTATGTCAACAAG CTACCCATGGAGGTGAACGCAGGGCAGGCTTTGGGGATAGAGATGCTAGCTACCTTTCAGCTGGTATTCACCATCTTTTCTGTGGAGGACCTGCGCAGGAGAGAGGGGAGTGAGCCTGGCAACCTGGCCATCGGCTGTTCTGTCAGTGTTGGCATCTTTACTGCC GGAAGAATCTCTGGTGGCAGTATGAACCCTGCACGCTCTCTTGGACCTGCCATTGTAGTTGGATACTGGGAACATCACTGG GTGTACTGGATTGGGCCAGTGTTGGGCGCAGTGTTGGCCGGGGTGTCTCATGAGTTCTTTTTTGCCCCGAGTGCTTCAAGGCAAAAGCTGCTGGCATGTCTCACCTGTAAGGACATTGAGATCATGGAGACAGCCAGTGTGTCCCGCTCATCTCTGTCTACTGTCACACAGACAGCAATGAGAGCCAAGCAGACGAATAAACTTGAGCACAACTGA
- the LOC108443123 gene encoding aquaporin-4 isoform X2, which produces MDDAEVRSRQFWRAMLAEILGSLIFISAVLGSSLRGPDDASSGPLYPALAAGMAAVGLGHCFGEISGAQVNPAVTLALLTTRRLDVLRAVVYVFAQCLGATLGAGILYLVLPLKSTAEIYVNKLPMEVNAGQALGIEMLATFQLVFTIFSVEDLRRREGSEPGNLAIGCSVSVGIFTAGRISGGSMNPARSLGPAIVVGYWEHHWVYWIGPVLGAVLAGVSHEFFFAPSASRQKLLACLTCKDIEIMETASVSRSSLSTVTQTAMRAKQTNKLEHN; this is translated from the exons GAGGTAAGGAGCCGTCAGTTTTGGCGGGCCATGCTGGCTGAGATATTAGGCTCTTTGATCTTCATATCGGCTGTGTTGGGCTCTTCACTGCGAGGGCCTGATGATGCTTCCTCTGGGCCTCTGTACCCAGCACTGGCTGCAGGCATGGCAGCAGTTGGTCTGGGACACTGCTTTGGAGAAATCAGTGGGGCGCAG GTGAACCCTGCTGTAACTCTTGCTTTGTTGACTACACGAAGACTGGATGTGCTAAGGGCGGTGGTCTATGTCTTTGCCCAGTGCTTAGGGGCCACTCTAGGGGCTGGAATCCTCTACTTGGTCCTACCTTTGAAATCTACAGCAGAGATCTATGTCAACAAG CTACCCATGGAGGTGAACGCAGGGCAGGCTTTGGGGATAGAGATGCTAGCTACCTTTCAGCTGGTATTCACCATCTTTTCTGTGGAGGACCTGCGCAGGAGAGAGGGGAGTGAGCCTGGCAACCTGGCCATCGGCTGTTCTGTCAGTGTTGGCATCTTTACTGCC GGAAGAATCTCTGGTGGCAGTATGAACCCTGCACGCTCTCTTGGACCTGCCATTGTAGTTGGATACTGGGAACATCACTGG GTGTACTGGATTGGGCCAGTGTTGGGCGCAGTGTTGGCCGGGGTGTCTCATGAGTTCTTTTTTGCCCCGAGTGCTTCAAGGCAAAAGCTGCTGGCATGTCTCACCTGTAAGGACATTGAGATCATGGAGACAGCCAGTGTGTCCCGCTCATCTCTGTCTACTGTCACACAGACAGCAATGAGAGCCAAGCAGACGAATAAACTTGAGCACAACTGA